The following coding sequences lie in one Rutidosis leptorrhynchoides isolate AG116_Rl617_1_P2 chromosome 6, CSIRO_AGI_Rlap_v1, whole genome shotgun sequence genomic window:
- the LOC139855155 gene encoding uncharacterized protein: MPIGKSLSRESSVHTEGKINSSHTHGYLRSCPISLGAETLLKSKVDILCVQETRWRGEEAVDIGDYKLWFSGSRVTRNRVGIFIGPRYKDNIVGVGTISNGYAGVHEGFGYGVRNEEGCSILEFAVAHDLVVANSFFRKPEAQLATFHSGGHSTQIDYLLLCKGDLRACRDCKALTTWTCSTQHILLVMDLVLQRRVTTRGRPD, translated from the exons atgccaATCGGGAaatcgcttagtagggaatctagtgttcacactgaG GGTAAGATTAACTCGTCACATACACATGGTTACTTGAGGTCATGTCCTATTAGCTTAGGGGCGG AGACGTTACTTAAGAGTAAAGTGGACATATTGTGTGTTCAAGAGACCAGATGGAGGGGTGAAGAGGCGGTTGACATTGGCGACTACAAGTTGTGGTTTTCGGGTTCCAGAGTAACTAGAAACAGGGTAGGGATCTTTATAGGGCCCCGTTATAAGGATAATATTGTGGGTGTGG GAACGATTTCGAACGGATATGCGGGTGTCCATGAGGGCTTTGGGTATGGAGTTAGAAATGAAGAAGGATGCTCTATTCTCGAATTCGCTGTTGCCCACGATTTGGTTGTTGCAAACTCTTTCTTCAGGAAGCCGGAAGCTCAGCTAGCAACTTTCCACAGTGGGGGTCATAGTACCCAGATTGATTATTTACTGCTTTGCAAAGGGGACCTTAGGGCCTGCAGAGACTGTAAAGCCCTGACTACCTGGACCTGTTCCACCCAACACATACTTTTGGTTATGGACTTGGTTCTGCAGAGACGGGTTACTACGAGAGGGAGACCCGACTAA
- the LOC139855156 gene encoding uncharacterized protein has translation MDTVTHGDANQMWNSLASTIRDVAKETLGVAVGTSSGHKSDRESWAEERYKEANREAKKAVACAKDKAYEVLYRKLDSKEGSNEIYRIANARERRRRDIDNIKFIKDEAGLTIVKEDEIRKRWEGYFQYLFVGEGPGSQEDPQDLGIGQFQNNNFCRRISQEEVRSALRKMGRNKAVGPDQIQIEAWRCLGEDGVRWLTCLCNKTLRSYKMPTE, from the exons ATGGATACTGTTACTCATGGGGACGCAAATCAGATGTGGAATAGTTTGGCATCAACTATTAGAGATGTTGCCAAGGAAACCTTAGGTGTGGCAGTAGGGACATCGAGTGGACATAAGTCTGATAGAGAATCATG GGCAGAAGAAAGGTATAAAGAAGCTAATAGAGAAGCTAAGAAGGCCGTTGCCTGTGCAAAAGATAAAGCATATGAAGTTTTGTATAGGAAACTAGACTCCAAAGAAGGATCAAATGAAATTTACAGGATTGCTAATGCTAGGGAGCGTAGGAGGAGGGATatagataacatcaagtttatcaaggATGAAGCCGGTCTAACCATAGTAAAGGAAGAcgaaattaggaaaagatgggaagggtaTTTCCAATATCTTTTCGTGGGTGAAGGACCCGGGAGCCAAGAGGATCCGCAGGACTTGGGAATAGGACAATTCCAGAACAACAATTTCTGTAGGAGAATCAGTCAAGAAGAAGTAAGATCGGCACTACGAAAGATGGGTAGAAACAAAGCTGTTGGACCAGACCAGATTCAAatagaggcgtggcggtgcctAGGCGAGGATGGTGTCAGGTGGCTGACGTGTCTTTGCAATAAGACGCTTAGAAGTTATAAAATGCCTACGGAATAG